The following coding sequences lie in one Spinacia oleracea cultivar Varoflay chromosome 1, BTI_SOV_V1, whole genome shotgun sequence genomic window:
- the LOC110784455 gene encoding F-box/kelch-repeat protein SKIP11, whose amino-acid sequence MLEGRSCLVSRALLSSCEQDNKWTCMSYRVEVEISNGKRRLETDHDGEGGLRKTTKLFDTEEKSRAQFDKLSLSRSSVVINHSDNQRQNGDQSNMDCLIHSIGRDMTINCLLRCSRAEYGSIGSLNRSFRSLVKGGEIYRLRRQYDVIEHWVYFSCRLLEWVAFDPASRRWMQLPRMNSNECFMCSDKESLAVGTELLVFGKDLMSHVIYKYSILTNSWSSGMNMSSPRCLFGSASLGAIAIIAGGCDSQGNIRSCAELYNSETETFETLPSMIKPRKMCSGVFMDGKFYVIGGIGGPDAKVLTCGEEFDLTTRTWTEIPNMSPGNHGDAPENDMPAAAEAPPLVAVVNNELYAADYADMEVKRYNKETKEWTTVGRLPERAGSMNGWGLAFKACGDRLIVIGGPRAHGEGIIEVNSWVPSEGPPHWELLGTKQSGSFVYNCAVMGC is encoded by the coding sequence ATGTTGGAGGGGAGATCGTGCTTGGTTTCGAGGGCATTACTAAGCTCCTGTGAGCAAGATAATAAGTGGACTTGCATGAGTTATCGGGTGGAGGTCGAAATCTCCAATGGCAAACGTCGATTAGAGACTGATCATGATGGGGAAGGAGGATTAAGGAAAACAACTAAGTTATTTGACACTGAGGAGAAGTCAAGAGCTCAATTTGATAAGCTTTCCTTGTCACGTTCCTCAGTGGTGATTAATCACTCTGATAACCAACGTCAGAATGGTGATCAATCTAATATGGATTGCCTAATTCATTCTATAGGGCGTGATATGACAATTAATTGTCTTCTTCGATGCTCAAGGGCCGAGTATGGTTCAATTGGCTCTTTGAACCGGAGTTTCCGGTCTCTGGTTAAGGGTGGTGAGATTTATAGATTAAGGCGGCAATATGATGTGATTGAGCATTGGGTATACTTTTCTTGTCGGCTCCTTGAATGGGTAGCTTTTGATCCAGCTAGTCGTCGTTGGATGCAATTACCTAGAATGAATTCTAACGAATGCTTTATGTGTTCTGATAAAGAGTCCTTAGCTGTTGGGACTGAGCTTCTTGTTTTTGGGAAGGATCTGATGTCCCATGTTATTTATAAATATAGTATACTAACAAATTCTTGGTCGTCTGGGATGAATATGAGCTCTCCTAGGTGTTTGTTTGGGTCTGCAAGTCTTGGTGCCATTGCCATCATAGCTGGTGGTTGTGATTCGCAGGGAAACATCCGTAGTTGTGCTGAGCTTTATAATTCGGAGACTGAAACATTTGAGACACTTCCTAGTATGATTAAACCTAGGAAGATGTGTTCAGGTGTTTTCATGGATGGGAAATTCTATGTAATCGGTGGGATTGGGGGACCTGATGCGAAAGTGTTAACTTGTGGTGAGGAGTTTGATCTTACCACAAGAACATGGACAGAGATTCCTAACATGTCTCCTGGAAACCACGGGGATGCACCTGAGAATGATATGCCCGCTGCAGCCGAAGCTCCTCCGCTCGTGGCTGTTGTAAATAACGAGCTGTATGCTGCTGACTATGCTGACATGGAGGTTAAAAGGTACAAtaaagagacaaaggaatggaCAACGGTAGGAAGATTGCCTGAAAGGGCTGGCTCAATGAATGGTTGGGGGCTAGCTTTTAAGGCATGTGGTGATCGGCTTATTGTTATTGGTGGACCGAGGGCTCACGGTGAAGGTATCATCGAGGTTAACTCTTGGGTACCTAGCGAAGGCCCTCCTCATTGGGAGTTGCTTGGTACTAAGCAATCTGGTAGCTTTGTTTATAATTGCGCAGTCATGGGTTGCTGA